GTAAAGCGGTATCTTCAGATATGAATATTCAAGGGGAGTGTTTGTAATGATCATGAGGTTTTTAAAGACCCTGCCAAGGGCAAAGGTCGCCCGCTCAATAAGGGGCATACCGTTGAACAGGGCAAGGGCCTTGTTGCTGCCAAAGCGGCTGCTCTTTCCTCCGGCAAGGACTATTCCGGTGATACCCTCTAAAAAATTTCCTTTAATGCTGTTTTCTGTCATTGTTATATGATTATTTTACTTTCAGTTAAAAAGATACCCTTGCCATATGAATGCTGAGATATTATATTTATTATGTTTTTTAACTCAATTAACATATTGATCATTTGAAATCCAGAGGTTTTAAACATGCAGCAGAATCCTTATACCTACACGAAACAGAGGAGACCCAGGGCAGGAGCACCCCGGCAGGAGGCGGATTTCAATGAACTTGAGGCACTGGAACTCTATTGCGGCCAATGCCGCAAGGCAGTGCCTGTAAGGAAGCATCTCCTCCTGGTTCTACCCGAGGGGGATAAATATGAATACAGGTGCCAGTACTGCGGCTCAAAGGTAGGGGATAAAATTGACAAGGGCCCCAGGATAAAGGGGTTTTATTAAAAATAATTTATTAAAGGAGCACACATTGGAAGAAAAAGAGATAGTCATTATAGGTTCCGGTCCTGCCGGCCTGACAGCAGCTATATATGCCTCAAGGGCTGGTTATTCTCCCCTTGTTATTGAAGGGGTTCCAAGTGGAGGACAGCTCCTTGTTACTACAGATGTGGAAAACTTCCCCGGTTTTCCTGATGGCATTTCAGGGCCTGAGCTGATAGAAAACATGCGAAAACAGGCTGAAAGATTTGGAACACAGTTTGTTATGAAGGATGCAACAGCAGTGGATCTTGGTGTATACCCCTTCAAGGTAACAGCAGAGGATACTGAATACATGGCCAAAAGCCTTATTATAGCAACAGGCGCAAAGGCAAAATGGCTTGATCTTCCATCTGTCGAGGAATTTAAGGGAAGGGGTATTTCCGGTTGCGCTACATGCGATGGATTCTTTTTCAGGGATCGCAAGGTCTTTGTAATAGGAGGGGGTGACACTGCCGCTGAAGAGGCGCTTTTTCTTGCCAGGTTTGCAAAGGAGGTTATCATTGTCCATAGAAGGGATAAACTCCGGACTGAGAAATATGTGCAGGAAAAGCTCTTTAATAATCCAAAGATCAGTATTGTATGGGACTCAACTGTAGAGGAAATCAAGGGATCAAAGGAGGCCGGTGTTGAAAAGATCATATTAAAAAATATCAAGACCGGCGCAGTTACAGAACAGAGCGCAGATGGAATATTTATGGGTATAGGCTATTCTCCTGCAACAGAACTGTTCCGTGGTCAGCTCACGCTTGATGAAGGGGGTTATATTGTCTGCCATGACGGCGCAAAGACCAGCGTAAAGGGGGTATTTGCTGCAGGGGATGTAAGGGACCCCATGTTCAGGCAGGCAGTAGCAGCTGCCGGAACCGGCTGTAAGGCCTCATTAGAAGCCGAACATTTTCTGGAAAACATGGTGGCATAACCTGACATACCCTGTTATTTCAATATGTTACACTGATTAATGCAGGATGTAAACACAGTTCTTTATGTTGACAAAATATAAGGCGCGTGCTAATTCAACTTTAATAATTATAAAGAAAGGAGATAGAGATGGGTAATATTCTTGAGGTTACTGATGCCAATTTCGATGCGGAGATTGTAAATGCTGAGACACCTTCGATGATTGACTTCTGGGCAGAGTGGTGCGGTCCGTGCAAAAAGGTGGGGCCTGTTGTTGAGGAGCTGGCAGCAGAATACAAGGGTAAAATAAAGATTGCCAAGATGGATGTAGACAACAATAGAGAGACCCCTGCAAAATATGGCATCCGAAATATCCCGACACTTATCTTTTTCAAGGGTGGAAATGTGGTTCAGACCATCGTAGGCGCCCAGTCAAAGAGTTCAATAGACGGAGAGCTTAAAAAACTTTTATAATTTTATTTATATAATAACAACGGGCGTGGCCCGTGACATATGTGAGCCATGCCGATTTTTAAAAGAGTAAAAAAATGATGCCCAGATCCATTCCCTTTTTGAAATACTGTATTTTAATATTATCCCTGTTTTTGATCTCCTCCGGGTGCGCAACCAAAAAGGCCCGGAAAATTGATGAAATGGGTCATGCTGAACTGCTTGAAAAGGGGTTAAATCATCTGAAAAAAAGTGATTATGTCAATGCCCTTACAACCCTTCAGATGGTAAAAAACAGGTACCCATATACAGACTCAGCCATTGTTGCATCGCTTAAACTGGCTGACACCTATTATGAGCTTGGCGAGTATGAATCAGCATATGCTCTGTATTACGAATTCGACAGGTATCACCCAAAGGATGAGAATGTCCCCTATGTAAAATACCGCAAGGGTATGTGCTACTTTATCAAAATAAAAGGCTTTGACCGCGAACAGAACCATGCACAGATGGCAAGGATAGAATTTGAAAGACTCATTGCCCAGCACCCTGACAATGAATACTCAAAAAAGGCAAGAAGGCATCTAAGGGAGTGCATGATAAATCTTGCTAATTTTGAGATTTATACAGGGGACTTTTATTACAGGCAGAAAAACTACAGGTCAGCCCTCCTGAGGTACACATATGCCCTGAAAAACTTCCCTGATGTGGGCCACTACTATGATGCCATTAACAAGATCAGCCTCTGCAACATGAAGATTGCTGAACTGGAAAAAGAATCGGCTGATTAGAAAAACCCAATCAACCGGTAATCATTTTATCGATTGATCCCAGGGCCTGGGCAAGTTTTTGAGGGTCGCTGCCCCCGCCCTGGGCCATATCAGGCCTGCCCCCGCCCTTTCCGCCAACGATCTCTGACATCTCCCTAATTATTTTCCCGGCATTATATCTCTTTGTAAGGTCATCTGTGACGGCACATATAAGCATAACCTTGCCTTCACTCTTTGAGCCTAAGACTATGATCCCGGATGCAAGTTTTTCCCTTATCCTGTCCACATAATCGCGAAGCTCTTTGGGTGAGAGTTCATCAAGCTCTTTAGCCAGCACCTTTATACCGCCAATCTCTTTCAGGCCTGAAAGGATATCCCCTGATTCCTTTGAGATGATCTTTGCCTTAAGGGCCTCTATATCCGCATCTTTCTGTTTTAAGTCCCTTAACACCTGGTTTATCTTTTCTATAAGCTGGTCAGGAGTAGTCTTTAATAATGCGGCAGCCTCTTTTATCTCATTATCCTTTGCCTGGGAATAGAGAACAGCAGCCTTACCGGTTACAGCCTCGATCCTCCTGACATTTGCAGCCACTGCCCCTTCTGATACTATCTTAAAAAATCCTATATCGCCTGTGCTGTGTGTATGGGTGCCCCCGCAGAGCTCCATGCTGACGCCCTGGCCTACGCTTACCACCCTTACATTGGCGCCATACCTCTCTTCAAATATTGCCATAGCCCCTGTCTTTGATGCATCTTCCCTTGTCATCACCTCTGTTGATACAGGGTGATTGTCCCTGATATGCATGTTTACAAGGGCCTCCACCTCCATGAGCTTTTCCTTTTCTACCTGCGCAAAATGGCTGAAATCAAAACGCAGCCGCTCAGCAGATACCTGTGACCCCGCCTGCTTGACATGGTCTCCTAAGATTTCCCTGAGGGCGCTGTGCAATAGATGTGTGGCAGTATGGTTTGCCTGTATGGCCCTTCTTCTTTCATAATCCACGTGTGCGGTTATCTCATCGCCTGTTTTTACACTCCCGCTTTCTACTGTGCCTTTATGTATAATAAGGTCACTGCCTGCCTTTATGGTGTCTGTGATCATGATCTTTACGCTGCTGTTACCAAGCACCCCCTGATCACCCACCTGCCCCCCGCTTTCACCATAAAAGGGGGTGGATACAAGGAGTATCTCCACAGCATCATTAGCCTTTGCCTCAGAGGCATCTTTGCCATTTACAAGAATGGCTGCTACCTTTGATTTAAAATCCTGCTCCTGATCACGCATAAAATTGCACCTGATGCCGCAGGAGGCAAGCTTTTTGTAAACCTCCGGGATCTTCTCCTCACCGCTCCCCTTCCATGATTCCCTTGACTGGTTTCTCTGGGTTGACATGGACTTTTCATATGACTCCATGTCTATAGTCAGCCCTTCGTCCCTGGCAACATCCTGCACTATATCCAGGGAAAGCCCATAGGTGTCATAGAGTTTAAAGGCCAGCTCACCGGGGATTACAGTACCCCTGCCTGATTTGATCTTTTCTATCTCATCACTTAATATCTTCATGCTGTAAAAGAGGGTGTCGGCAAACCTCTTTTCTTCATTTACCAGAACCCCTTTGATAAATGACCTTGAACCCTCAAGGTCTGTATAATGGCCGCCCATTGCGTCTATCACACTCTCTGCAACACTGTAAAAGAAGGGCTGTTTGAACCCCAGTACCTGGCCGTACCTTATGGCCCTGCGGATGATGCGCCTTAAGACATAGCCGCGCCCCTCATTTGATGGCATAATACCATCGCCTATAAGAAATGCGGCTGCCCTTGCATGGTCAGATATCACCCTGAAGGAGAGATCGCTTTTTTCACGCTCGCCATATTTAATAGATGAAAGCTCCTGGATGCGGTTTATGGGAACAGTG
The nucleotide sequence above comes from Desulfatiglans sp.. Encoded proteins:
- a CDS encoding cytoplasmic protein, with translation MQQNPYTYTKQRRPRAGAPRQEADFNELEALELYCGQCRKAVPVRKHLLLVLPEGDKYEYRCQYCGSKVGDKIDKGPRIKGFY
- the trxB gene encoding thioredoxin-disulfide reductase, which codes for MEEKEIVIIGSGPAGLTAAIYASRAGYSPLVIEGVPSGGQLLVTTDVENFPGFPDGISGPELIENMRKQAERFGTQFVMKDATAVDLGVYPFKVTAEDTEYMAKSLIIATGAKAKWLDLPSVEEFKGRGISGCATCDGFFFRDRKVFVIGGGDTAAEEALFLARFAKEVIIVHRRDKLRTEKYVQEKLFNNPKISIVWDSTVEEIKGSKEAGVEKIILKNIKTGAVTEQSADGIFMGIGYSPATELFRGQLTLDEGGYIVCHDGAKTSVKGVFAAGDVRDPMFRQAVAAAGTGCKASLEAEHFLENMVA
- the trxA gene encoding thioredoxin, which produces MGNILEVTDANFDAEIVNAETPSMIDFWAEWCGPCKKVGPVVEELAAEYKGKIKIAKMDVDNNRETPAKYGIRNIPTLIFFKGGNVVQTIVGAQSKSSIDGELKKLL
- the bamD gene encoding outer membrane protein assembly factor BamD, with translation MMPRSIPFLKYCILILSLFLISSGCATKKARKIDEMGHAELLEKGLNHLKKSDYVNALTTLQMVKNRYPYTDSAIVASLKLADTYYELGEYESAYALYYEFDRYHPKDENVPYVKYRKGMCYFIKIKGFDREQNHAQMARIEFERLIAQHPDNEYSKKARRHLRECMINLANFEIYTGDFYYRQKNYRSALLRYTYALKNFPDVGHYYDAINKISLCNMKIAELEKESAD
- the alaS gene encoding alanine--tRNA ligase, whose product is MDHKEIRAKYLDFFKGKGHEVVASSSLIPRDDPTLLFTNAGMVQFKGLFLGEERRGYTRAATSQKCVRAGGKHNDLENVGYTARHHTFFEMLGNFSFGDYFKEEAITWAWELLMEGYRLDKDRLHITIYKDDDEAHDIWEKKIGIPSSRITRLGEKDNFWAMGDTGPCGPCSEIHFDQGATVGCGRPDCGPACDCDRFLEIWNLVFTQFDRSPSGKLTPLPKPNIDTGMGLERVTAVIQGVKSNYDTDIFTVPINRIQELSSIKYGEREKSDLSFRVISDHARAAAFLIGDGIMPSNEGRGYVLRRIIRRAIRYGQVLGFKQPFFYSVAESVIDAMGGHYTDLEGSRSFIKGVLVNEEKRFADTLFYSMKILSDEIEKIKSGRGTVIPGELAFKLYDTYGLSLDIVQDVARDEGLTIDMESYEKSMSTQRNQSRESWKGSGEEKIPEVYKKLASCGIRCNFMRDQEQDFKSKVAAILVNGKDASEAKANDAVEILLVSTPFYGESGGQVGDQGVLGNSSVKIMITDTIKAGSDLIIHKGTVESGSVKTGDEITAHVDYERRRAIQANHTATHLLHSALREILGDHVKQAGSQVSAERLRFDFSHFAQVEKEKLMEVEALVNMHIRDNHPVSTEVMTREDASKTGAMAIFEERYGANVRVVSVGQGVSMELCGGTHTHSTGDIGFFKIVSEGAVAANVRRIEAVTGKAAVLYSQAKDNEIKEAAALLKTTPDQLIEKINQVLRDLKQKDADIEALKAKIISKESGDILSGLKEIGGIKVLAKELDELSPKELRDYVDRIREKLASGIIVLGSKSEGKVMLICAVTDDLTKRYNAGKIIREMSEIVGGKGGGRPDMAQGGGSDPQKLAQALGSIDKMITG